Proteins found in one Aneurinibacillus uraniidurans genomic segment:
- a CDS encoding ABC transporter substrate-binding protein — MKKVWKKPLLVLASLALTFSVTACGGAKDKEAGAPAAGGSKELVVVDWGGASSEAAKKNVYEPFEKANNVKITVVSPTDVGKLKAMVQSGAVEWDVVNSDTDVALRLEKEGMLEKLDYTQIKKDDVYPELVTDCSIGLQVYFTNIAYNTEAFPGGKHPKTWTEFWDTKAFPGARSLYKNPVGTLEAALLADGVAPDKLYPLDVDRAFKSLGKIKKDVKVWWDAGAQPPQLLGTKEVVAAAAWNGRVSSAKAQGSPIDNEFNQSLGMATSWVIPKGAPHKDLAQKFIAYAVTAESQAAYSKAIDYAPTNKKALDMLPDDVKQRIGQTPDRVSKQIFINNKWWLDNYDKIAERFNKFMLE; from the coding sequence ATGAAAAAGGTATGGAAAAAACCACTGCTCGTTCTTGCGTCACTGGCACTTACATTCAGTGTAACCGCATGTGGCGGCGCAAAAGACAAAGAAGCAGGTGCACCGGCTGCAGGCGGCTCTAAAGAGCTTGTCGTTGTAGACTGGGGTGGTGCATCTTCTGAAGCAGCTAAGAAAAATGTATACGAGCCGTTTGAAAAAGCAAACAACGTGAAAATTACCGTTGTATCTCCGACAGATGTAGGTAAGCTGAAGGCGATGGTACAAAGTGGGGCTGTGGAGTGGGATGTAGTAAACTCCGATACGGACGTAGCGCTGCGTCTTGAGAAAGAAGGCATGTTGGAGAAGCTGGATTATACACAGATCAAAAAAGATGATGTTTATCCTGAGCTTGTGACAGACTGCTCGATCGGTCTGCAAGTTTATTTCACAAATATCGCGTACAATACGGAAGCGTTCCCAGGTGGCAAGCATCCGAAAACATGGACAGAATTCTGGGATACAAAAGCATTCCCAGGTGCACGCTCTCTGTACAAAAACCCGGTTGGCACACTGGAGGCCGCTCTTCTTGCTGACGGCGTAGCGCCAGACAAGCTGTATCCGCTTGATGTAGACCGCGCTTTCAAGAGTCTTGGTAAGATTAAGAAAGACGTAAAAGTATGGTGGGATGCAGGAGCACAGCCGCCGCAGCTTCTTGGTACGAAAGAAGTAGTAGCAGCCGCTGCATGGAATGGACGTGTATCCAGCGCGAAGGCACAAGGATCACCAATTGACAACGAGTTCAATCAATCACTTGGTATGGCGACTTCATGGGTAATTCCGAAAGGCGCACCGCATAAAGATCTGGCGCAGAAATTCATTGCTTATGCAGTAACAGCAGAATCACAAGCTGCGTACTCAAAGGCGATCGATTATGCTCCGACAAACAAAAAAGCACTTGATATGCTTCCGGATGATGTGAAACAGCGTATTGGTCAAACACCAGACCGCGTATCAAAACAGATTTTCATTAATAACAAATGGTGGCTCGATAACTACGATAAAATTGCAGAGCGTTTCAACAAATTCATGCTTGAATAG
- a CDS encoding ABC transporter ATP-binding protein, which produces MAKGMDLSINNATKFYGNFKAVDSVNLDVRKGEFLTILGPSGSGKTSLLKLIAGFEELTSGSIQLNDQDITHKKPYERDIGMVFQNYALFPHMTIGDNVAYPLKLRGVSKQEIKERVHNILDLVHLGHLIDRYPKQLSGGQQQRVAIARAIVFNPPLLLLDEPLGALDKNLRERMQLEIKHIQQQVGITTISVTHDQEEALTMSDRICVMNHGRIEQVSSPEDIYQFPQNRFIAEFIGEINLLGGEVTGAEQDSSIVRLMGDAAVSIRAHGVKALKEQVYIALRPENVYVTQEAGQYENALSVAVDEKIYLGDCIKLKTKTTFGQELTVRVPVGYAHSLQPGETITLGWNHGDAITIPYEADAS; this is translated from the coding sequence ATGGCAAAGGGGATGGACTTATCCATCAATAATGCAACCAAGTTTTACGGCAACTTTAAGGCGGTGGACAGTGTTAACCTTGACGTTCGTAAAGGAGAATTCCTTACGATTCTTGGTCCATCCGGCTCCGGAAAAACGTCGCTTCTTAAATTGATTGCCGGTTTTGAGGAGCTGACAAGCGGTTCGATTCAGTTAAATGACCAGGATATCACACATAAAAAACCATACGAACGTGATATCGGCATGGTATTTCAAAATTATGCGCTGTTTCCGCATATGACAATAGGTGATAATGTCGCCTATCCGCTTAAGTTACGCGGCGTCTCTAAGCAGGAAATTAAAGAGCGGGTACATAACATTCTTGATCTGGTTCATCTGGGGCATCTGATCGATCGATATCCGAAGCAGCTATCAGGTGGACAACAGCAGCGCGTGGCAATTGCGCGGGCGATTGTGTTTAACCCACCGCTTCTATTATTGGACGAGCCGCTTGGGGCGCTTGACAAAAATCTGCGTGAACGCATGCAGCTTGAGATCAAACACATTCAGCAGCAAGTCGGCATTACGACGATTAGCGTAACGCACGATCAAGAGGAAGCGCTTACGATGTCTGATCGGATCTGTGTTATGAATCACGGGAGAATTGAGCAGGTATCGTCTCCGGAAGATATTTATCAGTTTCCACAAAATCGTTTTATTGCCGAGTTCATCGGTGAGATCAATCTGCTTGGAGGCGAAGTTACAGGAGCTGAGCAAGATAGTTCAATTGTCCGCCTGATGGGAGATGCTGCAGTGTCAATACGTGCTCATGGTGTGAAAGCGCTTAAGGAGCAAGTGTACATCGCCCTTCGCCCGGAAAATGTTTATGTGACGCAAGAAGCCGGGCAGTATGAGAATGCGCTTTCTGTAGCGGTAGACGAAAAAATTTACCTGGGCGACTGCATCAAGCTGAAGACGAAAACGACATTTGGACAAGAATTAACTGTGCGTGTTCCGGTCGGGTACGCGCACTCCCTCCAGCCGGGTGAGACGATCACATTAGGCTGGAATCATGGCGATGCGATTACGATTCCGTACGAAGCAGACGCCAGCTAA
- a CDS encoding HIT family protein, with protein MAHDPNCIFCKIIQGEIPSAKVFENDHVLAFLDISQVTKGHTLIIPKTHRQDIFELESDIAANLFRVVPAIANAVKKQTGADGVNILNNNGKTAGQTVFHYHMHIIPRYGMEDGFHPHFVDHMADYTPTDLQQIAATIRDHLKA; from the coding sequence ATGGCGCATGATCCGAACTGCATTTTCTGTAAGATCATCCAAGGGGAAATTCCATCAGCGAAAGTATTTGAAAATGACCACGTGCTGGCTTTTCTCGATATTAGCCAAGTAACGAAAGGTCATACCCTTATTATCCCGAAAACCCATCGCCAGGATATTTTTGAGCTGGAGTCTGATATTGCGGCTAACTTGTTCCGTGTCGTGCCTGCAATCGCGAATGCGGTGAAAAAACAAACGGGTGCTGATGGCGTAAACATTTTAAATAACAATGGAAAAACAGCTGGTCAGACAGTATTCCATTATCATATGCACATCATTCCTCGCTACGGAATGGAAGATGGGTTCCATCCTCACTTCGTTGATCATATGGCTGATTATACACCAACTGACTTGCAGCAAATTGCTGCTACGATCCGCGATCACCTAAAAGCGTAA